The following coding sequences lie in one Spinacia oleracea cultivar Varoflay chromosome 1, BTI_SOV_V1, whole genome shotgun sequence genomic window:
- the LOC110786777 gene encoding F-box protein SKIP23-like gives MFNPLTGVRIRLPPHPTMPTKHEDKDDPHFLRFRLLDKVIVYEADNDYNSIVIATPCNLLDYVAYAKPGDQAWTTLVSSPNLIGLVEDVVRWGSKMLFLYVRGVVGYCDISAIQNSEPTTIMEYLPSPYALMNHVKRHCFYLLESFGDLLMVFRCKKEVLYENRRHNQDIFYLTTHFKVYKLNLSTRNWKEVNELGSVALFVGNDTSMSVCAPEISNCKSNSIYFTYDEWDFRDAATLKGGHDMGLFNMTNKELETVYDGGDISSDLSTALWFMPKF, from the coding sequence ATGTTTAATCCGCTAACCGGAGTACGGATTCGCCTACCTCCACATCCAACCATGCCAACCAAACATGAAGATAAAGACGACCCTCAttttttacgatttcgtttGTTGGATAAGGTGATTGTTTATGAAGCTGATAATGACTACAATTCTATTGTGATAGCAACACCCTGTAATTTATTGGATTATGTAGCTTATGCAAAGCCTGGTGACCAAGCATGGACTACACTTGTTAGTTCTCCAAATTTAATAGGATTAGTAGAAGATGTTGTGCGTTGGGGTTCAAAAATGTTGTTCTTGTATGTGAGAGGAGTTGTGGGATATTGTGACATTAGTGCAATTCAAAACTCAGAGCCTACAACGATAATGGAATATCTACCTTCACCCTATGCTTTGATGAATCATGTAAAACGACATTGTTTTTACTTGTTGGAGTCATTTGGTGATCTTCTAATGGTCTTCCGATGCAAAAAGGAAGTTCTTTATGAAAATCGTAGACATAATCAAGATATTTTTTATCTAACAACACATTTTAAGGTATACAAACTCAACTTAAGCACCAGAAACTGGAAGGAAGTGAATGAGTTGGGTAGTGTTGCATTATTTGTGGGGAATGATACTTCAATGTCTGTTTGTGCACCAGAGATTAGTAATTGCAAAAGTAATTCTATCTATTTTACCTATGACGAATGGGATTTCCGGGATGCGGCCACCCTTAAAGGAGGACATGATATGGGGCTTTTCAACATGACAAACAAGGAGTTGGAAACAGTTTATGATGGTGGTGATATAAGTTCTGATTTATCCACTGCTTTATGGTTTATGCCTAAGTTTTAG
- the LOC130465601 gene encoding uncharacterized protein, with translation MVLQMVKGLTKGEYDTIATMIQQSKPFPSFSRARSSLQLEYWRRASHDYHNDTALVVPHSIPSGGGSPPKTHQHHNPGGAVDNRGVSSDRGRGYGRGGKGKGREGLVWKLTTTTNKSPTTPLNMPNGSPNGNNKLSGLDQHTSGLNNSIGPLHLSPTPLHVLQSKTDPLVAFLGLVCEAQIRNKHTQCKPMNTGNLCLSLISDPFSTP, from the coding sequence ATGGTTTTGCAGATGGTTAAGGGGCTAACCAAGGGTGAGTACGACACTATCGCCACCATGATTCAACAATCAAAGCCATTTCCAAGTTTTTCTAGGGCTCGTTCTTCCCTTCAATTGGAATATTGGCGTCGCGCAAGCCATGACTATCACAACGACACCGCACTTGTTGTTCCTCACTCCATCCCATCCGGAGGTGGCTCACCGCCAAAGACCCACCAGCATCACAACCCTGGTGGCGCCGTCGACAACCGCGGTGTCAGTTCTGACCGTGGACGTGGATATGGTCGTGGTGGAAAAGGCAAGGGGAGAGAGGGGTTGGTGTGGAAATTAACAACCACAACCAACAAATCTCCAACAACACCTCTCAACATGCCCAATGGCAGCCCCAATGGCAACAACAAGCTTTCTGGCCTAGACCAACACACTAGTGGCCTCAACAATAGTATTGGGCCACTGCACCTATCCCCTACCCCTCTGCACGTACTCCAGTCCAAAACAGACCCACTGGTGGCCTTCTTGGGTCTGGTCTGCGAAGCCCAAATCCGTAACAAGCATACTCAGTGCAAGCCTATGAATACGGGAAACTTATGCCTTTCACTGATCTCGGATCCCTTTTCAACTCCATGA